A stretch of DNA from Candidatus Anaeroferrophillus wilburensis:
GACTAAAAATCATGGTACTGGTTTAGGGCTGTCCATAGTTCATAATATTATTAAGGAACATGACGGGTGGATTGAGGTGAAAAGCGAGCCGGGAAAAGGCAGCTGCTTTACGATTGTTTTACCGGCGATGATAACCGAAGATGATGGTCAGGATCAGGAAGATGTCAAATCGAATACTTATTATTGATGATGAAAAACTGATCAGGGAATCGTTATCCCACCTGTTGACCGGGGCCGGCTACCAGGTTGAGGTGGCTGCTGATGGCAGTCAGGCCCGGCAGTTGTTTGCCGACCATGATTATGCTCTGGCGCTCATTGATTTGCGGCTGCCCGACTGCAGCGGTATTGATCTGCTGAAAACGTTCAAGGCGGAGCCGGAACAGGGTCCCATGTGCATCATGATGACCGCTTATGGTTCCGTGGATTCGGCAGTGCAGGCGATGAAGCATGGTGCCTACGATTATGTCAATAAGCCGTTCAAGTCAAAAGAGATTCTTTTGATTGTCAAACTGGCCTTGGAGGCCGGGCAGTTGAAGCGGGAAGTGCGCAATATTGTCAAAGCCCAGGTGAAGCAGTACAATATTGACAACATTATTGCGGTTGATCCTCTGATGATCAAGGTGCTGTCGGTGGTGAAGAAGGTTGCCGCCAACCGAGATGTCTCGGTTTTAATCCAGGGGGAAAGCGGTACCGGCAAGGAACTGATTGCCAAGGCAATTCATTACTTGAGTGACCGGGCGGCCAAACCGTTTGTCAGCATCAACTGCGCCTCCATTCCGGGAAATCTGCTGGAAAGCGAACTGTTCGGTTATGAGCGGGGGGCCTTTACGGATGCCAAGGCCCGCAAGCAGGGACTGCTGGAGAAAGCCGAAGGCGGGACGGTATTTCTTGATGAAATCGGCGACATGGACCCCTCCCTGCAGGCCAAACTGCTCCGCGTTCTGGAGGAGAGCAAATTCCGGCGGCTGGGCAGTGTCAACGATATCAATATCGACGTTCGTTTCCTCTCGGCCACCAACCAACTGTTGGAGAAACTGATCGAGAGGGGGTCATTCCGGGAGGATCTCTACTACCGCCTCAAAGTGATCAATATTACCATTCCGCCGTTGCGGGAACGGAAGCAGGACGTGGAAGTTTTGCTGAAGTACTATATTGACCACTTCAATTCCAAGCTGAACAAGCAGGTGACCGGGGTCAGCCCGGGGGCGTTGTCCTTTCTGCAGCAGTATCCGTGGCCGGGGAACATCCGTGAGCTCAAAAATGCCATTGAACGGATCATGATTCTGGAGGACGGTGATCTGATCACCGAGGAGCATCTGCCGCTGGAAATTATTTCCGCCAGTCGGGAAAAGGGCAAGTTCGGGGTTTTTCTGCCCCGGGAATACGATATCCGCCAGGGAATCGATTTCAACGAACTGGTGAAGTCGTTT
This window harbors:
- a CDS encoding sigma-54-dependent Fis family transcriptional regulator; translated protein: MRKMSNRILIIDDEKLIRESLSHLLTGAGYQVEVAADGSQARQLFADHDYALALIDLRLPDCSGIDLLKTFKAEPEQGPMCIMMTAYGSVDSAVQAMKHGAYDYVNKPFKSKEILLIVKLALEAGQLKREVRNIVKAQVKQYNIDNIIAVDPLMIKVLSVVKKVAANRDVSVLIQGESGTGKELIAKAIHYLSDRAAKPFVSINCASIPGNLLESELFGYERGAFTDAKARKQGLLEKAEGGTVFLDEIGDMDPSLQAKLLRVLEESKFRRLGSVNDINIDVRFLSATNQLLEKLIERGSFREDLYYRLKVINITIPPLRERKQDVEVLLKYYIDHFNSKLNKQVTGVSPGALSFLQQYPWPGNIRELKNAIERIMILEDGDLITEEHLPLEIISASREKGKFGVFLPREYDIRQGIDFNELVKSFSSYLIEEAMKIAGGNKAKTARLLSMDRGTLRYQIKKLEIEEE